The Fibrobacter sp. UWB15 DNA segment CATATTGACTCCGCGAATTGTTGACGATGTGCCAAAAATAGCTAATTTGCGGTTGCCTTGCTAGGTAGAAAATGAGCGAGATTTTGTACAGTAAAAAGAATGACCGGATTGAATGCGTGCGTTACAAGGATTGGCGCAAGTCGTACCCGCCGCACACGCATACCGCCCACATGACCGTCGGCTATATTGAAGAGGGCCGCGTTTGCATGGTGCTGAACGGCGAGGCGAAAATTTACGGCGCCGGAGAGCAGTTCCAGATTCCGCCGAATACGTTGCACGAAATCAAGACCGTCGGCGATGAATGTTATTCAATGGTGGTGCTGTGTACCGCTTTAGAGGTCGACGAGATTGTAGCTGAGGACTGCGCGCGGGATTATGAAAGTATAGTCGCGCGGTTAGATGAATTGCAAAAAAGCATCCTCGAAAATCCCGAAAACATTTACCTGATAGAACAAATGGCGCATGATGCATGCATCAGCCCGTTCCACATGATACGCGAATTCAAAAAGGCCTTCGGACTCACACCGCACCAGTTCCAGATGCAGTGCAAAGTCCGCAAGGCGCAAAAGTTGCTCAAAGAAAGGCCCGCGGCCGAGGTGACCTTTGACGCTGGATTTTACGACCAAAGCCACATGGACCGCTGCTTTAAAAAAGTCGTTGGCCTTTCTCCGAAAGAATACAAGAAAGCGGTGAAGCCTTAGCAAAGCGCTGGCATGAACTTTGCGAACAGATAAAGCCCCTGGTCGCCAGCATCTACCTGGTGCGGGACCTTCGCCGGCATAATCGAAATGACGCCCGGAACGTATTCGAGCTTGGCGCCGTCATTGGTGCAAATGCCGCTCCCTGCGATAACCTCGTGCGATTCGAGCTGGGTCTCGTGAATGTGCGTTTTGATGCTCTTGTTCGGCGCAATTCTCACCAAGTGATAGCTGAACGTGCCGCCGGTATCTTTTGCGGTAATGATATGCTTGAGTTCTACCCCCTCGAAAGTCGGATGCTTGGACCACGCGATATCTTTGAACGCGGCCGTTTTGCCCGGGAGCCTGAGCTCGCCCTCGTTGAATTTTTCGAAAATATCGTTACCGAGAATAGCATTTTCCATGATTAACTCCTATGATAGTGTTTCGTCCGCGACTTTTGCCAACTGTGTCGCGGTTATGCCCGAAATCTATATGAAGGGGTATGTGGAAAAATTGGATAAAATTGCGGAAAAGTGTGTGGGGCAAAAAATCTTTTTTACTACAATATGTTAGTTTGTGTAGTAAATTTATAATAAATAATTTTTAGTAATTTGTTCATAGTAATTTATATTTATAAAGCGAAGTTTTATTTGTAATATAGCAAGGGAGTTTTTGAATATGGCATTTGATAGTCGAGTTTACCGTATATTAATAGCAACACCTTCAGATGTTGACGAGGAACGAGATGCTATAACTAAAGCCATTCAGAATTGGAATAATCTAAATTCATTTAGCAAAAAGATCGTTTTGTTGCCTGTGAGGTGGGAAACTCATGCTGCTCCAGATTATGGAACTCGCCCTCAAGAGGTTATAAACAGGACAATAGTGGATGATTGTGATTTATTAGTTGGTTGTTTTTGGACGCGGATAGGCTCTCCAACAGGCAAAGAGGATAGCGGCACTATAGAAGAAATAAAAAGGGTGTCGTCTTCGGGTAAACCTGTTATGCTGTATTTCTCAAAAAGAGGTAAAGATCCATCGCAAATAGATTTGGAACAATTGAAAAAGTTGAATGAGTTTAAAGAGTCTATAAGAAATAATTCCTTGGTAGAGGAATATGTAAGTATAATTGATTTTAATGATAAACTGGCACGACAACTT contains these protein-coding regions:
- a CDS encoding cupin domain-containing protein, with the protein product MENAILGNDIFEKFNEGELRLPGKTAAFKDIAWSKHPTFEGVELKHIITAKDTGGTFSYHLVRIAPNKSIKTHIHETQLESHEVIAGSGICTNDGAKLEYVPGVISIMPAKVPHQVDAGDQGLYLFAKFMPALC
- a CDS encoding helix-turn-helix domain-containing protein; this encodes MSEILYSKKNDRIECVRYKDWRKSYPPHTHTAHMTVGYIEEGRVCMVLNGEAKIYGAGEQFQIPPNTLHEIKTVGDECYSMVVLCTALEVDEIVAEDCARDYESIVARLDELQKSILENPENIYLIEQMAHDACISPFHMIREFKKAFGLTPHQFQMQCKVRKAQKLLKERPAAEVTFDAGFYDQSHMDRCFKKVVGLSPKEYKKAVKP
- a CDS encoding DUF4062 domain-containing protein encodes the protein MAFDSRVYRILIATPSDVDEERDAITKAIQNWNNLNSFSKKIVLLPVRWETHAAPDYGTRPQEVINRTIVDDCDLLVGCFWTRIGSPTGKEDSGTIEEIKRVSSSGKPVMLYFSKRGKDPSQIDLEQLKKLNEFKESIRNNSLVEEYVSIIDFNDKLARQLEIKVRDLEENKDDDKVILSTSFVSIDDAKLQDKNLEEKVIIPDLDYNEIDDLILKKEEYKEYRDSLIRECDRYIEMSSRRPLVFGMLNKSKFNLTDFLIEINFSSDDEKFLVKSRSVSFPIIRTVHN